A genomic segment from Gracilinanus agilis isolate LMUSP501 chromosome 1, AgileGrace, whole genome shotgun sequence encodes:
- the LOC123230956 gene encoding brain-specific serine protease 4-like → MAVSSCCWAWFRFLALLLFLTHSVTPEAAEMPACGKPQLLNRIIGGEDSMEAEWPWIVSIQKNGTHHCAGSLITNRWVVTAAHCFKDSVEPSQFSVLLGAWQLANPGPRTVRVGMAWVLPHPRYIWRESNQGDIALVRLEHSIKFSEHVLPICLPDSTVKLRPGTSCWIAGWGSIGEGVSLQYPQTLQKLKVPIISSETCSRLYWRGAGQGAITSDMLCAGYLEGKKDACLGDSGGPLMCQVNGSWLLAGIISWGEGCAERNRPGVYIRLTAHQAWIQRVVQGAQFRGEPRADSQDFGLMSERGSRGYRLRPS, encoded by the exons ATGGCAGTTTCCAGCTGCTGCTGGGCCTGGTTCAGGTTCTTGGCCCTTCTGCTATTCCTAACCCACTCAG TCACTCCAGAAGCTGCTGAGATGCCAG ccTGTGGGAAACCCCAGCTGCTGAACCGAATCATAGGGGGCGAGGACTCCATGGAGGCTGAATGGCCATGGATTGTCAGTATCCAGAAGAATGGGACTCACCACTGTGCCGGTTCCCTGATCACCAATAGATGGGTAGTCACAGCTGCCCATTGCTTCAAGGA ttccGTGGAGCCATCTCAATTTTCAGTGCTTCTGGGGGCCTGGCAGCTGGCAAACCCTGGCCCTCGGACTGTACGAGTGGGCATGGCCTGGGTACTGCCCCATCCCAGATACATCTGGCGGGAGAGCAACCAGGGGGACATTGCCCTGGTACGCCTCGAACACTCCATCAAATTCTCTGAGCATGTCCTGCCCATCTGTTTGCCTGACAGCACTGTAAAACTCCGTCCTGGTACTTCTTGCTGGATTGCTGGCTGGGGCAGCATTGGAGAAGGAG TCTCCCTGCAATACCCCCAGACTCTGCAGAAGCTGAAAGTCCCCATCATCTCCTCGGAGACATGCAGCCGCCTCTACTGGCGGGGTGCAGGGCAGGGGGCCATCACCTCAGATATGCTGTGTGCTGGCTACCTGGAAGGCAAGAAGGATGCATGCCTG GGTGACTCGGGGGGCCCCCTGATGTGCCAAGTGAATGGGTCCTGGCTTCTTGCTGGCATCATCAGCTGGGGAGAGGGCTGTGCCGAGCGCAACCGGCCTGGTGTCTACATTCGCCTCACTGCCCACCAAGCCTGGATTCAAAGAGTAGTGCAAGGGGCACAGTTCCGCGGCGAGCCACGGGCAGACTCCCAGGACTTCGGGCTGATGAGTGAAAGGGGCTCTCGAGGCTACAGGCTGCGGCCCTCCTAG